A region from the Lolium perenne isolate Kyuss_39 chromosome 4, Kyuss_2.0, whole genome shotgun sequence genome encodes:
- the LOC127294902 gene encoding transcription factor RF2b, which translates to MQQPKPADPPPRPFPPPSPSMAAAANAMRGAHHRRARSEVAFRLPDDLDLASAGADADASAAFDEIGSEDDLFSTFMDIEKISSGPAAAADRDRHRAAETSSPPRPKHRYSSSVDGSGLFSAAASAARKDAAAAQALADVLEAKKAMSPEQLAELAAIDPKRAKRILANRQSAARSKERKARYMTELERKVQTLQTEATTLSAQLTLFQRDTTGLSSENAELKIRLQAMEQQAQLRDALNDALKQEVERLKMATGEMSNSSDAYSMGLQHVLYNSSFFPQSQQNTAQHQGGARFPPPFHPPHPNVPNHQMLSHPNTLSDIMQQDHLARLQGLDISKGHPVVKSESSSISASESSSTF; encoded by the exons ATGCAGCAGCCCAAgcccgccgatccgccgccgcgccCCTTCCCGCCACCTTCCCcatcgatggcggcggcggccaacGCCATGCGCGGCGCGCACCACCGCCGCGCCAGATCTGAGGTCGCCTTCCGCCTCCCGGACGACCTCGACCTCGCCAGCGCCGGCGCCGACGCCGACGCCTCCGCGGCCTTCGACGAGATCGGCTCcgaggacgacctcttctccACCTTCATGGACAtcgagaagatctcctccggccccgccgccgccgccgaccgcgaccgccaccgcgccgccgagACCTCGTCCCCGCCGCGGCCCAAGCACCGCTACAGCAGCTCCGTCGACGGCTCCGGCCTCTTCTccgccgccgccagcgccgcaaggaaggacgccgccgccgcccaggcGCTCGCCGACGTCCTCGAGGCCAAGAAGGCCATGTCCCCCGAGCAGCTCGCCGAGCTCGCAGCCATTGACCCCAAGCGAGCCAAAAG AATTCTAGCAAACAGACAATCTGCGGCTCGATCAAAAGAAAGAAAGGCTCGTTATATGACAGAACTCGAGAGGAAGGTTCAAACTCTTCAGACTGAAGCGACTACTCTCTCAGCTCAGCTCACACTATTTCAG AGAGATACAACTGGGCTTTCTTCAGAAAATGCAGAGCTCAAGATAAGGTTGCAGGCCATGGAGCAACAAGCTCAATTGCGTGATG CTCTGAATGACGCCCTGAAGCAGGAAGTGGAGAGGCTTAAGATGGCTACCGGTGAGATGTCAAATTCCAGTGATGCATATAGCATGGGATTGCAACATGTCCTATACAACTCTTCCTTCTTCCCGCAATCCCAGCAAAACACAGCCCAGCACCAGGGTGGTGCCCGGTTTCCACCCCCATTCCACCCACCTCATCCGAATGTACCAAACCATCAGATGCTTTCCCACCCAAACACGCTCTCAGATATCATGCAGCAGGACCATCTTGCGCGGCTCCAGGGTTTGGACATCAGCAAAGGGCATCCAGTTGTGAAGTCAGAGAGCAGCTCGATCTCTGCCAGCGAAAGCAGCAGCACCTTCTAA